The nucleotide window GATCTGACGATGCTTTTATCCGGTGATGCGCCGGTGGAGGTTGAACAGAAGATCCTGAATCAAATCCCCGGCCTGCGCGCGGATGTGATCAAGCTGGGACATCATGGAAGCCAAACTTCCAGCTGTCAGCGCTGGCTGAAAACACTTCAGCCCAAGCTTGCGTTAAATTCCAGCGGCCGCGGCAATCGCTACGGACATCCGCATCCCGATGTTGTCCGAAGGCTGCAAGACTGCCGGATCCCACTTCTGGATACACAGCAGGAAGGCGATATCCGCATTGTCATGACGCCGATTTGTAATTTCCTTTTTACCGCGCGCCGGGGATTTGCTATAATAGGGGAGGTGATTCGATGAACTATTTATTGTACGGGTCGGAAACGTATCGGCTGAAGAAAAAACTGGACGAACTGCTGAAAGCAAACGATCCGGAAAACACAGGCATGAACACGGTGGTCTACGATGCAGGCAGCGCCGATTTTCAGCTTCGTGCGGTTCTGGAGGACGCCTGGACCATTCCGTTTTTTGCGGAAAAGAAAACGGTGGTGGTCCGCAATCCGGTATTTTTAACGCCGTCAGGATCCTTGAATGATAAGGACGGCAAAGCTCTTGAGGAATATCTCAACCAGGCTTGTCCGAGCACAGATCTGATCTTCTGCGGTGAATTTGACAGCTTGGATCAGCGCAAGAAGCTCGTCAAGCTGGTTTTGAAGACCTGCCGGGTGTTCACGATGAAGCGGATGGATGAGCGGGAGTTTCGTTCTTATGTCAACCAGCAGCTGTCCGCCCATCAGCTGATTCTGTCGCGGGATGCGATGGAGGAATTGATGCAGCGGCTGCCGTTGGATATGGAAAGTTTTCATCAGGAGCTGATCAAGCTGACGCTGTATGGAACCAAGATCAGCCGCGATGATATCGTGCATCTGGTCAGCCGGCCGCTGGATGAGGATGTGTTCCATCTGGTCAACGCGGTCATCACCCATAACCTGAAACAAGCGATGCATTTGTGGAAGGATCTGGATTCCTTGAATAAAGATCCGATCTATCTGGTCGCCTTGCTGGCCTCACAGTTTCGTTTAATGGCGCAGGTGCGGATGCTCAGCGATCGAAGAATGAGTGAATCGATGATCGCTCAGCAGCTGAAGGTTCATCCGTTTCGGGTTAAGAAAGCCCATGAAGCGGTGGCCCGGCTGAATTCTGAGCGGCTTTTGGAAATTTTAAATGATCTGGCAGAGCTGGATCAACGCTTTAAAAGCGGTACGCTGGATCGGAAGCTGGGTTTTGAGATGTTTTTAATCAAAGCCGCACGGTAGAGAAGCAGCCGCAGAAAATAGAAATCCAATGGGAATGGACAGCGAAACAAATAAGAACGCTGATAGAATAAAGGGAGTGTTATGATGGATTCATTAAAGGAACTGTATAAAATCGGTCCGGGTCCCAGCAGCTCACATACGCTGGGGCCGCAGCGGGCCTGCCAGCTGTATAAAGCGGAATACGGCGAAAAACTGCATCATGTGGAAGTTGAACTGTATGGCTCGTTATCTTTGACCGGCAAGGGTCATCTGACCGACTACATTATCCGCAAAACTTTTGAACCAGCGAAAACGACGATTTTCTTTTTAAAGGACTGGAAGGAAAGCTTTCCCAACGGTTTTTATATCCGCGGCTATAACGAAGCCCATCAGCTGCTGGCAAAATGGACTGTTTTCTCGGTTGGCGGCGGGTCTATAAAAATTCTGGAAAAGCATCTGGAAACCGGCGAGAATGTCTATCCTGAAAATTCCATGCAGAGTATCCGTGAGGTCTGTGAGCGGGAAAAGATCGGTTTCGCCGAATATGCGCTGCGTGCCGAGGAAGGCTTGGAAGTCTATCTCGATACGATTTTGACGGCCATGCTCGCTTCGGTGAAGCAGGGCCTGCAGGCCAGCGGTATCCTGCCGGGGCGGTTAAAAATGGAGCGGGCAGCGAAAGCGATGCTGCTGCAGGCCGGAACGATTGAAGAGGAAGCCGAGCGGTCAAAGATGCGCTTAGCCGCCTATGCCTATGCGGCCAGCGAACAGAATGCTTCAGCCGGAACGGTGGTCACGGCTCCGACGCTGGGCTCCTGCGGCGTCATGGCGGCGCTGATGTACTATTATTATAACGATCGCCAGATCACCCGCGGCAAGCTGGTCAAAGCTTTAGCGGTGGCGGGATTGTTCGGCGATCTGATCAAAACCAACGCAACGATCTCCGGCGCAGTCGGCGGCTGTCAGGCAGAAATCGGCGCAGCGTGTGCGATGGCGGCGGCGGCAGCGGCTTATTTAAATGGCATGAACTGCGCTCAGATTGAATATGCTGCAGAAATCGGCATGGAACACCATCTGGGACTGACGTGTGATCCGGTTGGCGGCTATGTCATCATTCCTTGTATTGAACGCAATGCGGTAGCGGTGCTGCGCGCGCTGGACGCGATGTCCTTAGCGCGGACGATGAGCCGGGTGAAAAAGAACCGCGTCAGCTTCGACGTTGTCGTGAAGACGATGAATTATACCGGCAAGCATCTGCCGATTGAGTTGAAGGAAACTTCCCTGGGCGGTCTGGCCAAAGAGGTTCAGATTGTCCCGGAGGAGCATCCTTCGTGTCTGGATGGTCATTTGATCGTTGAAGAAGCCGTCATGGAAAACGATGTGCTGGCTTCCCCGATCCGCTTTGATCTATGAGTAATCCGACGCCCAAAACAGAGAAGATTGTCCATCCTTTCGCGCCGATCTATGATGCGCACAGCCGTGTGCTGATTCTCGGTTCCATGCCTTCAGTGGCCTCACGGCAGCAGGCGTTTTATTACGCTCACCCGCGCAACCGCTTCTGGCCGCTCATGGCGGCGCTGGACGGCTCGCTGCTGGAAACCGTTGAGCAGCGTACAGCGTTTTTGCATCGGCGGCATTTTGCGCTGTGGGATGTGATTGCCAGCTGTACGATTGCCGGCAGCAGCGACGCCAGTATCCGCGACGTCCAAGTCAATGATTTTAAGCCGCTGTTAGCCGCGACGGAAATTAAAACGATTGTCACAACCGGCAAGACAGCCGGCCGGCTGTATCAGAAATATGCTCAGGCGGAAACGGGAATCGAGGCGCTGATCCTGCCTTCGACTTCACCCGCCAACGCCGCGATGTCGCTGGATCAGCTGGTCGCAGCCTATCGGTTTTTGTTTGAACTTTAAAACAGGCCTTCCGCAGGGAGGCTTAGGGAGGTGTTTGTATGGGAATTTTACTATGGCCGTTTAAACTGGTGTTCTGGCTGACAGGATTGGTGCTGTCCTTATGCGGCAAGCTGATCACAATCATCCTGGGACTGGTTGTCTGTGCCCTTGGCTTGATTTTGTGCATGACGCTGATCGGTCTGTGGGTAGGAATTCCACTGGCTATTTTAGGCCTGTCGTTGATCATAAAAGGAGTTCTGGGATGAAACGCCCGGAACTTTTAGCTCCAGCCGGCAGCATGGAGGCGCTGCTCGCCGCGGTCAACAACGGTGCGGATGCGGTTTATCTGGGATCGACGCGCTTCGGCGCCCGGGCGTATGCCGGCAATTTTGATGCCCAGCAGCTGCAGCAGGCCGTGCGTTATTGTCACCAGCATGAGGTCAAGGTCTATGTAACGGTCAATACACTGATCATGGAAAACGAACTGGATGAGGCGAAAGCGCTGATTGACTTCCTTTATCACAGTGATGTCGATGCCTTGATCCTGCAGGATCTCGGATTAGTTTCCTGGATTCGCCGTGCTTATCCGGATTTTGAGCTGCATGCCTCAACTCAGATGCATATCCATAACCGCGAGGGCGTGCGCTGGGTTAAGGAATTAGGGATGCAGCGAGCTGTTCTGGCGCGGGAAACTCCGCTTGAGCTGGTGCAGGAATGCGCTGAAGAGGGACTGGATCTGGAGATTTTCGTCTATGGGGCGCTGTGCGTCTGTTACAGCGGCGAATGTCTGATGTCCAGCATCCAGGGCGGCCGCAGCGGCAACCGCGGACAATGCGCGCAGCCCTGCCGGATGCCGTATCAGTTAGTTGAATTGGAAAGTGGACGGGAAATCAAAGCTCCGGGTGAATACTTGTTAAGTCCGATGGATCTCAATACGCTGCAGCATGTGGAACAGCTGATGCAAAGCGGTGCGACGAGCTTCAAAATTGAGGGACGGATGAAACGTCCGGAATATGTCGGCGCTGTCGTGCGGGCGTATCGGGAAAAGATTGACGCGGTCCTAAACGGACAGCCTGAAAGAAGCGATGAAGCTGAACAGATCCGGCTGAAAAAACTATTCAACCGCGGCTTTACAGAGGGATATCTCTTTCACCAACAGGGCAGTGCCGTAATGAATCCGCTGCGTCCCAATCATGTCGGTGTTCAAATCGGAACTGTGCTGAGTCAGCGCGGCGGCCGGGTTCAGGTACG belongs to Holdemania massiliensis and includes:
- a CDS encoding L-serine ammonia-lyase, iron-sulfur-dependent, subunit alpha, yielding MDSLKELYKIGPGPSSSHTLGPQRACQLYKAEYGEKLHHVEVELYGSLSLTGKGHLTDYIIRKTFEPAKTTIFFLKDWKESFPNGFYIRGYNEAHQLLAKWTVFSVGGGSIKILEKHLETGENVYPENSMQSIREVCEREKIGFAEYALRAEEGLEVYLDTILTAMLASVKQGLQASGILPGRLKMERAAKAMLLQAGTIEEEAERSKMRLAAYAYAASEQNASAGTVVTAPTLGSCGVMAALMYYYYNDRQITRGKLVKALAVAGLFGDLIKTNATISGAVGGCQAEIGAACAMAAAAAAYLNGMNCAQIEYAAEIGMEHHLGLTCDPVGGYVIIPCIERNAVAVLRALDAMSLARTMSRVKKNRVSFDVVVKTMNYTGKHLPIELKETSLGGLAKEVQIVPEEHPSCLDGHLIVEEAVMENDVLASPIRFDL
- a CDS encoding DNA-deoxyinosine glycosylase, with the protein product MSNPTPKTEKIVHPFAPIYDAHSRVLILGSMPSVASRQQAFYYAHPRNRFWPLMAALDGSLLETVEQRTAFLHRRHFALWDVIASCTIAGSSDASIRDVQVNDFKPLLAATEIKTIVTTGKTAGRLYQKYAQAETGIEALILPSTSPANAAMSLDQLVAAYRFLFEL
- the holA gene encoding DNA polymerase III subunit delta; its protein translation is MNYLLYGSETYRLKKKLDELLKANDPENTGMNTVVYDAGSADFQLRAVLEDAWTIPFFAEKKTVVVRNPVFLTPSGSLNDKDGKALEEYLNQACPSTDLIFCGEFDSLDQRKKLVKLVLKTCRVFTMKRMDEREFRSYVNQQLSAHQLILSRDAMEELMQRLPLDMESFHQELIKLTLYGTKISRDDIVHLVSRPLDEDVFHLVNAVITHNLKQAMHLWKDLDSLNKDPIYLVALLASQFRLMAQVRMLSDRRMSESMIAQQLKVHPFRVKKAHEAVARLNSERLLEILNDLAELDQRFKSGTLDRKLGFEMFLIKAAR